The Methanosphaera sp. DNA segment TTATATCAGAAAAATTGAAGCCTTTGAGGGAGCTTCAATTTAATTTTTTTCTTCTTTTTTTTATATTTTTTTTAGTAGTAACTTTTATATATTATAACTTAATTAACTATTACTAACAACAGTTGCATATGCAACTATTTACATATTAAATAATTGTATTTACAATTATAATTATTTTAAGTAATTTTAAATAAATATTGAAATTTTTCAAAAAACAAATTAAATAAAATATATTTACAATACTAATAATTTTTTTTATTTTAACAAAAAAAGAGAAAAACACAACAAAATATAAAACAAAAGGAGAGGTGAAAGATTGCATCAAAATGAAAATGATGACACAACTAAAGTAGATGTAATACGAGGAGATCCAAAAGTAGCACTAAAAACCATAGCATGGCCTATGATATTTACACTTGTACTAAACATGATATATAACATGGTAGATAGAGTATGGGTAGCAGGACTAGGAGCAGATCCACTAGCTGCAATAGGATTTGTAGCACCAATATTTATCATAATAGGTGGAATAGGAAATGGATTTGGAGCAGGAGCAAACTCCCTCATATCACGATACATCGGAGCAAAAGATAAACAAAACGCATCAAATAGTGCAATACATTCAATACTAATAGCCCTGGCACTATCAATAATAATACCAATAATACTCATGCCACTACTAAAACAATTACTACTTCTTATGGGAGCAGAAAGTGTACTTAAACTTGCAACAGACTATGCAACAATCATCATTATTGGAGGATTTACACTCATATTCAATGGAGTACTTTCAAGTCAACTAAGAGCAGAAGGAGATGTAAATCGTGCAACAAAAGCACTTGTAATAACAGGTATATTAAACATAATAATAGATCCAATATTCATATATGTACTAAATCTAGGAGTAGCAGGAGCAGCAATAGCAACAGTATTATCAGCACTTGTTGCAACAGTCCTAATGCTTTACTGGATTTTAGTTAAAAAAGATACATATGTTGATGTAGGACGTGACCAATTTAAATTCAGTCCAAAAATTATCAAAGAAATCATTGCAGTAGCAGTACCAGGAAGTGTAGAACAAGTAATTATCTCACTCATATCAATTGTAATGAATGCAGTACTTGCAATGGTAGCATCAACAGATGTAATTGCAGCATTCACAGCAGCATTTAGTATAATACAGGTAGGAATGATGTTCCCAGTAGGAATTGCAACAGCAGCAATTACAGTTGCAGGAGTAGCATATGGAGCACGTGACTTTAAAAGAGTTGAATTTGTATGTAAATATGCAATAAAACTATCAATGTCTATAGTAATAGTAATTGTAGCATTAATGGCAATCTTTGCACCACAAATTGCAATGCTATTTAGTTATTCAGCAGCAACAGCATCACTCAATGCACTAGTAACTGAAGCACTACGTGTATTACTTGTATTTTTAATTGGTGTACCTGTAGGATTATGCTGTGCATTTACATTCCAAGGAATAGGAAAAGGAACAATATCACTCATACTTACAATTCTAAGAGAAGCAGTATTTGTACTAGTATTTTTATACTTATTTGTATTCGTACTTGGAATGGGACAAATAGGAGCATATCTATCAATGGGTATGGCAGGAGTACTCGGATCAGTAGTAGCAGCAATACTCTTTAAATACTACATGAATAAACTTCAAAAATTTGAAGGAAAAGCACCAGATGAATGCTAAATAACTCAATTTAACCACCCAAATCCACTCTTTTTATTTTTTTAAAAAAAACTACTATTTTTTACTAAGTTATAGATAATTTAATAAATTACACATTAGTAGTAGAAAATAAAATATTACAATAAAATAAAAGATAGAAAAAATATAAATATAAAAATAATAATGAATATTTTTTATCTAAAAAAGTGGTGTTTTAATATATAAATAATATAATAACCAAAAATTTTCTTTAAAGTGATAAAATGAAAAATATAAATGAAAAAGATGAAAATAACCTACATGTAAGTTTTCTTTTTTCAACAACAATAAGACAACATAACATATGGATGAATCAAGTACTAAAGCCATATAATCTATCAGCAAGTGAATTTCCACTACTTATGAAACTACACTTTGATGGTAACATAACACAACATGAACTTGCCGGAGAATTCTACCTAACAGAAGGAACAATAGCAAGAAGTGTACGAAAACTGGAAGATAAAGGATTTATACAAAGAGAAGTTGATGATAACAACAGACGAAAAAAATATGTATCACTAACACCCAGAGGACATGAAGTTGCAATATTTATGCAAGACTTAGAGGAAAAATGGGAAGCAGAAGTAATACGTGAACTTGATACAACTGAAAAAGAAAACTTAAAGAAAATATTAAAAA contains these protein-coding regions:
- a CDS encoding MATE family efflux transporter — protein: MHQNENDDTTKVDVIRGDPKVALKTIAWPMIFTLVLNMIYNMVDRVWVAGLGADPLAAIGFVAPIFIIIGGIGNGFGAGANSLISRYIGAKDKQNASNSAIHSILIALALSIIIPIILMPLLKQLLLLMGAESVLKLATDYATIIIIGGFTLIFNGVLSSQLRAEGDVNRATKALVITGILNIIIDPIFIYVLNLGVAGAAIATVLSALVATVLMLYWILVKKDTYVDVGRDQFKFSPKIIKEIIAVAVPGSVEQVIISLISIVMNAVLAMVASTDVIAAFTAAFSIIQVGMMFPVGIATAAITVAGVAYGARDFKRVEFVCKYAIKLSMSIVIVIVALMAIFAPQIAMLFSYSAATASLNALVTEALRVLLVFLIGVPVGLCCAFTFQGIGKGTISLILTILREAVFVLVFLYLFVFVLGMGQIGAYLSMGMAGVLGSVVAAILFKYYMNKLQKFEGKAPDEC
- a CDS encoding MarR family transcriptional regulator, producing the protein MKNINEKDENNLHVSFLFSTTIRQHNIWMNQVLKPYNLSASEFPLLMKLHFDGNITQHELAGEFYLTEGTIARSVRKLEDKGFIQREVDDNNRRKKYVSLTPRGHEVAIFMQDLEEKWEAEVIRELDTTEKENLKKILKKIALKSFKIKDIIK